A single Elephas maximus indicus isolate mEleMax1 chromosome 2, mEleMax1 primary haplotype, whole genome shotgun sequence DNA region contains:
- the GRXCR2 gene encoding glutaredoxin domain-containing cysteine-rich protein 2 produces the protein MEDPEKKLNQKSDSKPRKVRFKISSSYSGRVLKQVFEDGQELELPKEEYPHSFLQESLEPTDGVYGSGEAPKPQPYSPKLTAQRISVFREGSAYTLAGSQSLFNDYKMNDHKPPPIIDFGKIIIYTNNLKIIRTPLDKRDFMRNILQKEEEAEEESLMNKEEIYGDSNQNDGPLPETESTFPDNQYAQEGVLPEDNCFHCRGSGSATCSLCHGSKFSMLANRFKESYRALRCPACNENGLQPCQICNQ, from the exons ATGGAGGACCCTGAGAAGAAGCTGAACCAGAAGAGTGACAGCAAACCCCGGAAAGTGCGGTTTAAAATCTCCTCCTCCTACAGTGGCCGAGTGTTGAAGCAAGTCTTTGAGGATGGGCAGGAATTAGAGTTGCCAAAGGAGGAATACCCTCACAGTTTTCTCCAGGAGTCCCTCGAACCAACGGATGGTGTTTACGGGTCTGGGGAAGCCCCCAAGCCCCAACCGTACTCTCCTAAATTAACTGCTCAAAGGATCAGCGTGTTCAGAGAGGGCAGTGCCTACACCTTGGCAGGCAGCCAGTCTCTCTTCAATGATTACAAGATGAATGACCATAAG CCCCCACCTATTATAGATTTTGGAAAGATAATCATCTACACGAATAACCTGAAAATCATTCGAACTCCACTGGACAAGAGAGACTTCAtgaggaacattctccagaaggaAGAGGAGGCTGAGGAAGAGTCTCTGATGAACAAAGAAGAAATCTACGGAGACAGCAACCAGAATGATGGGCCTTTGCCAGAAACGGAAAGCACATTCCCTGATAACCAGTACGCACAG GAAGGGGTGCTTCCTGAGGACAACTGTTTTCACTGCAGAGGATCGGGCAGTGCCACCTGCTCTCTGTGCCACGGAAGCAAATTCTCGATGCTGGCCAACAGATTTAAGGAGTCCTACCGGGCGCTGCGGTGTCCTGCCTGCAACGAGAATGGCCTACAGCCTTGCCAGATTTGCAATCAATAG